One Echeneis naucrates chromosome 16, fEcheNa1.1, whole genome shotgun sequence DNA window includes the following coding sequences:
- the mrps35 gene encoding small ribosomal subunit protein mS35 isoform X1, whose amino-acid sequence MASHTSRAFLCLGRINVRGVGPQKAVSRVTYVTALPANTSARKTGPPDRGGKGRRNRRDAGESRTEKMAVDQDWTAVYPAAATFKPNSVPLPVRMGYPVKGGVPPEKQGNLELIKIPNFLHLTPAAIKKHCEALKPFCTEWPSALVTDAKCDEHFPVKVSSTDFVSAGPSVRNPSARILHLKVKLSSLNLDEHARKKMIKLVGERYCKKTDVLTIISDRCPLRQQNYDYAMYLLTVLYHESWKTEAWEAEKTVADMEEYNWENSPSQKNIFDTLLRMKVAGEGEDEDVQEQLLGKQEVQDYKDSVTRLKNEGDNESTVLQYKEAVKKVLNL is encoded by the exons ATGGCTTCACACACAAGCAGGGCATTTCTGTGCCTAGGTCGAATAAATGTTCGTGGTGTCGGACCTCAAAAAGCAGTGAGCAGGGTCACATACGTAACGGCTCTGCCCGCAAACACCTCCGCTAGAAAAACAG GCCCCCCTGACAGAGGTGGCAAAGGCAGAAGAAATAGGAGAGAT GCAGGTGAGTCCAGGACCGAAAAGATGGCAGTGGATCAGGACTGGACTGCAGTGTATCCAGCTGCAGCCACCTTCAAACCGAATTCTGTCCCCCTACCAGTGAGGATGGGCTATCCTGTAAAGGGAGGTGTTCCTCCAGAGAAGCAAGGAAACCTGGAGTTAATCAAG ATACCAAACTTCCTACATTTGACACCAGCAGCCATCAAAAAACACTGTGAAGCTCTGAAAC CATTCTGTACAGAGTGGCCATCTGCCTTGGTAACAGATGCCAAATGTGACGAGCACTTTCCTGTTAAAGTATCAAGCACAGACTTTGTGTCTGCTGGCCCGTCTGTCAGAAACCCTTCAGCACGCATTCTTCATCTTAAA GTGAAGCTGTCCAGTCTGAATCTGGATGAACATGCACGcaaaaaaatgatcaaacttGTTGGGGAGAGATACTGCAAAAAAACTGATGTTCTCACCATCATAAGTGACAG ATGCCCACTGAGACAACAGAATTATGACTATGCCATGTACCTGCTAACTGTCCTCTACCACGAGTCTTGG AAAACAGAAGCCTGGGAAGCTGAGAAGACTGTGGCAGACATGGAAGAGTATAACTGGGAGAACAGTCCGTCTCAGAAGAATATCTTTGACACGCTGCTGCGCATGAAAGtggcaggagaaggagaagatgaGGATGTGCAAGAGCAGCTGCTGGGAAAACAGGAGGTGCAGGACTATAAGGACTCAGTCACACGACTGAAGAATGAAGGAGATAATGAGAGCACCGTGCTTCAGTACAAAGAGGCAGTCAAGAAAGTCCTCAACCTGTGA
- the mrps35 gene encoding small ribosomal subunit protein mS35 isoform X2, with translation MASHTSRAFLCLGRINVRGVGPQKAVSRVTYVTALPANTSARKTGPPDRGGKGRRNRRDVSESRTEKMAVDQDWTAVYPAAATFKPNSVPLPVRMGYPVKGGVPPEKQGNLELIKIPNFLHLTPAAIKKHCEALKPFCTEWPSALVTDAKCDEHFPVKVSSTDFVSAGPSVRNPSARILHLKVKLSSLNLDEHARKKMIKLVGERYCKKTDVLTIISDRCPLRQQNYDYAMYLLTVLYHESWKTEAWEAEKTVADMEEYNWENSPSQKNIFDTLLRMKVAGEGEDEDVQEQLLGKQEVQDYKDSVTRLKNEGDNESTVLQYKEAVKKVLNL, from the exons ATGGCTTCACACACAAGCAGGGCATTTCTGTGCCTAGGTCGAATAAATGTTCGTGGTGTCGGACCTCAAAAAGCAGTGAGCAGGGTCACATACGTAACGGCTCTGCCCGCAAACACCTCCGCTAGAAAAACAG GCCCCCCTGACAGAGGTGGCAAAGGCAGAAGAAATAGGAGAGATGTAA GTGAGTCCAGGACCGAAAAGATGGCAGTGGATCAGGACTGGACTGCAGTGTATCCAGCTGCAGCCACCTTCAAACCGAATTCTGTCCCCCTACCAGTGAGGATGGGCTATCCTGTAAAGGGAGGTGTTCCTCCAGAGAAGCAAGGAAACCTGGAGTTAATCAAG ATACCAAACTTCCTACATTTGACACCAGCAGCCATCAAAAAACACTGTGAAGCTCTGAAAC CATTCTGTACAGAGTGGCCATCTGCCTTGGTAACAGATGCCAAATGTGACGAGCACTTTCCTGTTAAAGTATCAAGCACAGACTTTGTGTCTGCTGGCCCGTCTGTCAGAAACCCTTCAGCACGCATTCTTCATCTTAAA GTGAAGCTGTCCAGTCTGAATCTGGATGAACATGCACGcaaaaaaatgatcaaacttGTTGGGGAGAGATACTGCAAAAAAACTGATGTTCTCACCATCATAAGTGACAG ATGCCCACTGAGACAACAGAATTATGACTATGCCATGTACCTGCTAACTGTCCTCTACCACGAGTCTTGG AAAACAGAAGCCTGGGAAGCTGAGAAGACTGTGGCAGACATGGAAGAGTATAACTGGGAGAACAGTCCGTCTCAGAAGAATATCTTTGACACGCTGCTGCGCATGAAAGtggcaggagaaggagaagatgaGGATGTGCAAGAGCAGCTGCTGGGAAAACAGGAGGTGCAGGACTATAAGGACTCAGTCACACGACTGAAGAATGAAGGAGATAATGAGAGCACCGTGCTTCAGTACAAAGAGGCAGTCAAGAAAGTCCTCAACCTGTGA